A single region of the Anaerolineales bacterium genome encodes:
- a CDS encoding CopD family protein: MIPKKMRQFAFLLLFALLCLLPTGERSDAHGYLIRLYPEPRAILERPPSRLHAWFSEGLEPRFSSLALADERGNPIDLAESGVLPAAPSQLSARIPQTLPDGTYVITMRVAFASDGHVFTERIVFWVGKGNDFSLESESRRADPLEILWRAVSLPAFDVLFGASLLYTLVLLPAWGNPRHKAGGLPPRLMRRLTYIAWAAVIVAAAGTALAIVQQTSALLGVDLGTVLREGLISVVMSGTQIGDTLRARLIFIAMAAGLLGAAGYVANRVPLLVAPLWTTISLAAAFALGTLSLSSHAAGVDLWLLPSIIAHWLHLLATAAWVGGLLTLAAAIPPALAPLPPAERHSAIRAVLRRFSRFAVGGVALLVATGIYNSGLWLRRPEDAWTTPYGLTLLAKIALIAPPLLLAFYHHLGSAEDALTQRFGAWAGRAAQRLTTFGRTIRLEAILAVVVVVGAGVLAATPPPIPTETAGGTLPTQSTMVDGVLITLRLDPGAAGANAYEVRLESPASSAASDSTALGKASVWVRFVYPALDLRTAPIRFDSSGEGTYLFAGAELNRAGMWQTVIDLERDGRFTRAAFIWEIPAVPASLYVRTASLYNLFGAALLIAVIGWLSLPPLVRRVWRLDLHPGAALIGVSLALVTGIILVVGVILITRSTEQIDQLRYPPPEVVNPIVPDGASLQRGAAVWAVHCAACHTAEQQAPFSRTLSSRRDAALRRAILGGVGAMPAVPLSEDEVWAVISYLRSPPFFGLSSN; this comes from the coding sequence ATGATCCCCAAAAAAATGCGACAGTTTGCCTTTCTGCTGCTTTTTGCCCTTCTTTGCCTGCTCCCCACTGGGGAACGCAGCGACGCACACGGCTACCTGATCCGTCTTTACCCCGAACCCCGCGCTATTCTGGAACGCCCGCCATCCCGCCTGCACGCTTGGTTTAGCGAGGGGCTAGAGCCGCGTTTTTCTTCACTCGCCCTTGCCGATGAGCGCGGCAACCCGATTGACCTAGCCGAAAGCGGCGTTCTGCCTGCCGCCCCTAGCCAACTGAGCGCCCGCATCCCGCAGACGCTCCCCGATGGTACCTATGTGATTACGATGCGCGTGGCGTTTGCCAGCGATGGGCATGTCTTTACTGAACGGATTGTCTTTTGGGTGGGCAAGGGGAACGATTTCAGCCTCGAAAGTGAAAGCCGCCGCGCCGACCCCCTGGAGATTCTCTGGCGGGCGGTGAGCCTTCCGGCATTCGATGTGCTGTTTGGCGCATCGCTGCTTTATACTCTGGTGCTGCTGCCCGCGTGGGGCAATCCGCGCCACAAAGCGGGCGGGCTGCCGCCGCGCCTCATGCGCCGCCTGACGTATATCGCATGGGCGGCGGTCATCGTGGCGGCGGCGGGGACGGCGCTTGCCATCGTCCAGCAAACGTCCGCCCTCTTGGGCGTTGATCTCGGCACAGTCCTGCGTGAAGGGCTGATCAGCGTGGTCATGAGCGGGACGCAGATTGGCGACACGCTTCGGGCGCGGCTGATCTTCATCGCTATGGCGGCGGGCTTGCTTGGCGCGGCGGGTTATGTGGCAAACCGCGTCCCGCTGCTGGTCGCCCCCTTGTGGACGACGATCAGCCTTGCCGCTGCCTTCGCCCTTGGCACGCTCAGCCTGAGCAGCCACGCCGCCGGAGTCGATTTGTGGCTGCTTCCGTCTATCATCGCCCATTGGCTGCATCTTTTGGCAACAGCGGCATGGGTTGGCGGGCTGCTGACTCTTGCGGCGGCGATTCCCCCCGCCCTTGCCCCCCTTCCCCCTGCCGAACGGCACAGCGCCATCCGCGCCGTGCTTCGCCGCTTCAGCCGCTTTGCGGTGGGAGGGGTGGCGCTTTTGGTGGCGACAGGCATCTACAACAGCGGGCTGTGGCTGCGCCGTCCAGAGGACGCCTGGACAACACCTTACGGGCTAACCCTTCTGGCAAAGATCGCGCTGATTGCCCCGCCGCTCCTCTTGGCGTTTTACCATCACCTCGGCAGCGCGGAAGACGCCCTGACGCAGCGCTTTGGCGCGTGGGCGGGGCGTGCTGCGCAACGGCTGACAACCTTCGGACGGACGATCCGCCTTGAGGCGATCCTTGCCGTCGTCGTCGTGGTCGGGGCGGGCGTCCTCGCCGCGACGCCGCCCCCTATCCCCACAGAAACGGCGGGTGGAACACTCCCCACCCAAAGCACAATGGTCGATGGGGTGCTGATTACCCTCCGCCTTGATCCCGGCGCAGCGGGGGCAAACGCCTATGAGGTGCGGCTGGAGTCGCCCGCTTCGTCTGCCGCGTCCGATTCAACGGCGCTAGGCAAGGCGTCTGTTTGGGTGCGTTTCGTCTACCCCGCCCTTGATCTGCGCACCGCACCGATTCGCTTTGACAGCAGCGGGGAAGGTACCTACCTTTTTGCTGGCGCGGAACTGAATCGGGCGGGGATGTGGCAGACCGTGATTGATTTGGAACGAGACGGGCGCTTCACTCGCGCCGCCTTTATCTGGGAGATTCCGGCAGTCCCCGCCAGCCTTTATGTGCGAACGGCAAGCCTCTACAACCTGTTCGGAGCAGCGCTGCTGATCGCCGTGATTGGCTGGCTGAGCCTTCCTCCACTCGTCCGGCGGGTGTGGCGGCTTGATCTGCACCCCGGCGCCGCGTTGATCGGAGTCAGCCTCGCCCTTGTAACGGGGATCATCCTCGTTGTGGGTGTCATTCTGATCACGCGCTCCACTGAACAGATCGATCAGCTTCGTTACCCGCCGCCGGAGGTCGTCAACCCCATTGTGCCAGATGGCGCGTCGCTTCAACGTGGAGCGGCGGTGTGGGCGGTACACTGTGCGGCGTGCCATACCGCAGAGCAGCAAGCGCCCTTTTCGCGCACGCTCAGCAGCCGCCGCGATGCCGCGCTGCGGCGGGCGATCTTGGGCGGGGTGGGGGCGATGCCTGCCGTGCCACTGAGTGAGGATGAGGTATGGGCGGTGATCAGCTACCTGCGTAGCCCGCCCTTTTTCGGCTTGTCCAGTAACTAA